From a single Arachis hypogaea cultivar Tifrunner chromosome 3, arahy.Tifrunner.gnm2.J5K5, whole genome shotgun sequence genomic region:
- the LOC112734798 gene encoding phospholipase A1-Igamma1, chloroplastic-like — translation MALSSSAVIHNHMNMKRFNMVRVHQELTLEIPKSKRPIRATHLAESICNVLHHPPSRSIDLLRYHEEKLSTPTMSPREDISQKWRQIHGCSNWENILDPLHPCLRREILKYGEFAQATYDAFDYDSLSQYCGSCRYNRNKLFQKLGLSRNGYAVTKYIYAMSHIDLPRWLERSLVADTWSRDSNWIGYVAVSDDQETRRIGRRDIVVAWRGTVAPCEWYEDFQRKLDPIGKKGAKVEHGFLSIYTSKSDTTRYNKSSASDQVMKEITKLVKFYEQKGEEVSVTITGHSLGGALALLNAYEAAYKVPNNVPISVISFGAPRVGNITFKQELEEMGVKTLRVVVKQDWVHRMPGLVFNEAFKVFDEITSLEWVYTHVGAELKLDVGSSPYLKGGGMNLSGFHSLETYLHLVDGYLSSETPFRNEAKRDVALVNKYCDMLVDELRIPQSWYQLANKGLVCNDHGRWVKPKRDPDDIPSHHDDLLVPDGTQTYMMTLVSS, via the coding sequence ATGGCACTCTCCAGTTCCGCCGTAATCCACAACCACATGAACATGAAACGGTTCAACATGGTTCGAGTTCATCAAGAATTGACTCTTGAAATTCCAAAATCAAAGAGGCCAATCAGGGCGACGCATTTGGCGGAATCCATTTGCAATGTCCTTCATCATCCTCCTTCACGCAGCATAGACTTGCTAAGGTACCATGAAGAGAAACTTTCAACGCCAACCATGTCTCCAAGAGAAGACATCTCACAAAAATGGCGCCAAATCCACGGTTGCTCAAACTGGGAGAACATTCTAGATCCTCTTCATCCCTGCCTACGCAGAGAAATTCTCAAGTACGGAGAATTCGCACAAGCCACCTACGACGCCTTTGATTATGACTCTCTCTCCCAGTACTGTGGCAGTTGCCGTTACAACCGTAACAAACTCTTTCAGAAATTGGGTCTTTCTAGAAACGGTTACGCCGTTACTAAGTACATATATGCCATGTCACACATCGATCTGCCACGCTGGCTTGAGAGGTCTCTCGTGGCTGACACGTGGAGCAGAGACTCCAATTGGATTGGTTACGTGGCTGTAAGCGACGACCAAGAGACACGTAGGATTGGAAGGCGGGACATCGTGGTTGCGTGGCGTGGCACGGTGGCGCCATGCGAGTGGTACGAGGATTTTCAGAGGAAATTGGATCCAATTGGGAAAAAAGGCGCCAAAGTGGAGCATGGCTTTTTAAGCATTTACACTTCCAAGAGTGACACAACAAGGTATAATAAATCAAGTGCGTCTGATCAGGTGATGAAGGAGATTACAAAATTGGTGAAATTCTATGAACAAAAAGGTGAGGAAGTTAGTGTCACAATCACTGGGCATAGCCTGGGTGGTGCATTGGCATTGCTGAATGCATATGAAGCAGCATATAAAGTCCCAAATAATGTTCCAATTAGTGTAATATCTTTTGGGGCACCAAGAGTTGGAAACATTACATTCAAACAAGAGTTGGAAGAAATGGGAGTGAAGACACTGCGTGTTGTGGTGAAGCAAGATTGGGTGCATAGAATGCCAGGGCTTGTTTTCAATGAGGCCTtcaaggtgtttgatgaaataacAAGTTTGGAATGGGTTTACACACACGTTGGTGCTGAGTTGAAACTTGATGTTGGTTCATCTCCTTATCTCAAAGGTGGAGGGATGAACTTGTCAGGGTTTCATAGCTTGGAGACATACCTTCACCTTGTTGATGGCTACTTGAGCAGTGAGACACCGTTTAGGAATGAAGCTAAAAGGGATGTTGCTTTGGTTAATAAGTATTGTGACATGCTTGTTGATGAGCTTAGGATTCCACAATCTTGGTACCAATTAGCTAACAAAGGTTTGGTCTGTAATGATCATGGAAGATGGGTCAAACCCAAAAGAGACCCTGATGATATTCCTTCACATCATGATGACCTTCTTGTTCCAGATGGAACTCAAACATATATGATGACTTTGGTGTCCTCTTAG
- the LOC112734799 gene encoding probable mediator of RNA polymerase II transcription subunit 19b, with amino-acid sequence MDLEGKRFGMGHKELGGGRDLINQYKLWPYYEFFCKRSLPSSISDTHYLHNVVGDKKIRKGEGMGLHQFCKNTNTSERKASLHPFELDVLNEAFHMREMGPMHLSTSQKGLRTAKPKSEKQSKGNKMEKIEDKTVDRKDEKHSKHKVHEVKDGSCIENNVIRRHDSHSLQLKNQQDKKRRAETSNDPSVCKRPPNTRK; translated from the exons ATGGATCTTGAAGGCAAGAGATTTGGGATGG GACATAAAGAACTTGGAGGTGGACGAGATCTCATAAACCAGTATAAGCTCTGGCCATACTATGAATTCTTCTGCAAGAGGTCACTTCCATCATCAATTTCGGACACACACTATCTTCACAATGTGGTCGGTGACAAAAAAATTAGGAAGGGAGAAGGAATGGGACTGCATCAGTTCTGTAAGAACACCAACACAAGTGAGAGAAAAGCTTCCTTACATCCTTTTGAGTTGGATGTGCTAAATGAAGCTTTCCACATGAGGGAAATGGGTCCCATGCACCTTTCTACT TCGCAAAAGGGGCTAAGGACCGCAAAGCCAAAGTCAGAGAAACAATCAAAAGGCAACAAGATGGAGAAAATTGAGGACAAAACTGTTGATAGGAAGGATGAAAAACATAGTAAGCATAAAGTACATGAGGTAAAGGATGGAAGTTGTATAGAAAACAATGTAATTAGGCGCCATGATTCTCATTCCTTGCAATTAAAGAATCAACAAGACAAG AAAAGGAGGGCTGAGACAAGCAATGATCCTTCTGTTTGCAAGAGACCACCAAATACAAGAAAGTGA